Genomic window (Drosophila ananassae strain 14024-0371.13 chromosome 3L, ASM1763931v2, whole genome shotgun sequence):
ACCTGCGAAGATTTACTCCGGAACAAGGCAAGGCCACCCAGTGGATCAGGGAGAAGTCACACGAGAGCTACGTGAAGAACTACAGCATGGTTTTCAAATACGATCAGCCTTTAGCTGGACGAGACTTCCAAAAGGATCCGCTGCACGACGAAATGATCAAGGCAGGAGCTATGATGGAGGAGAAACAGGGCTGGGAACGTCCCGGCTTCTTCCTGCCCTCCGGTGCCGCAAAAGCAGTGGTGCAACCCTACGACTGGTATGGCAGCTATGGGCACCAGAGGAACGCGGATAGCGAGTATGAGAAAGTTTTGGAAGGAGATCTTCACTACAGCCGCTTTTCGGAGCATCACGATCTGGTGGGTTCTGGATTTTTGACTCTTCCATGAAGGTTatcaatattttgtttttaattcgCAACAGATTGGATCGGAGGCTCAGGCCTGCCGCAATAATGCTGTTGTCTTCAACATGAGCTATTTCGCAAAGATTCTACTGGATGGTCCTCAAGCTCAGGAGGCTGCAGATTGGCTCTTCTCCGCTAACACTAATCGTGATCCCAGCAAGTGAGTTCCAATTCCAAATATCTCTTTATCTATTTTTTACAAAAGAGAGCTTCATTCAACAAACTAGTGGTATAAGCATAGAAATCATTCAAGTACAAGATAATGTTATCAAAGGTAGACATATGACAACATTTGATAAAGATCGGCTTTTAACTTTTGACAGCCTGCTCCATTCAAGTGCCAGACTTCTATAAGAAACCAAAAAACTGGCAAAAGCTTAcgattttctatttttagaactttCAATTGACATTTATTAGATATCTATAAATAAACCAATATTTCTTTCATTTATTTACCCTCCAGAACTGtttacacttgcgctctcAACGATGCTGGAGGTGTGGAGGCGGATGTGACCATTTCCCGTCTGTTGCCTGGTTCCGGCAAAGTTCACGATCCCAAGATCAGGGATCAGGGCTTCTACATTGTGGCAGGAGGAGCTTCAGCCTTCTATTCTTACAGTGTCCTGCAAGCTGAGATCCGTAGAAAGGGTTTCGATGCCAAACTGAAGGATCTGACAGCCGAATTAGGAGTCATTTCCATCCAGGGGCCCAACAGCCGTAAGATCCTGGAGCCCCTGTTAGACTGCAGTCTAGCCGATGATACCCTACCTCCAAACAGCACCTGCCTGGCCAAATTTGGCGGCGTGGACCTGCGCCTCCTGCGGGTGAGCTTTGTGGGGGAACTGGGCTACGAACTCCACGTGCCCAAAAAGGATTGTGCGGCTGTCTATCAAAACTTGATGAAGGCAGGAGCTAGCCAGGATTTGCGCAATGCCGGCTATCGATCGCTTTACTCTCTGAGCAGCGAGAAAGGCTATCATCTATGGAGCTTCGATCTTCGCCCGGATGACACTCCACTCGAGGCGGGATTGGGATTCACATGCCGCAAAAACGGCGACTATCGCGGAAAGGCTGCCATCGACCGGCAAAGAGCTGAGGGAGTTAAGAAGCGCCTGGTCTACTTAACGCTTCAGGATCAAGTGCCTATTTGGGGTCTAGAGGGCGTCTATCGGAATGGCCAGCCAGTAGGCATCTTGCGCCGGGCTGAGTATGCCTACACTTTGGGAAAATCCCTGGGACAGGCCTACATTGCCCGGCCAGATGGCCAGATCATCGATACCGATTATATCAAGAGCGGGGAATACGAGGTGGAcatattgggtcggagatacCGTGCCGACTGCCACTTGCGCAGCCCATTCGATCCGACGGGCCAACGGGTTCTCGGTAACTACGCTTCGGAGTCTAaacctaaaaaataaagacatGATCCTTTCGCTTCCAAGAACTCGTTTTCTTTCTGAAGGGAACCTCTTTTCTCCTCGATGTGAAGTGCTTGCCGCAAGGATCGTAAATTACTTTCCCCGCTGACAGAGGTTCGGAGAAAGGTCGCCAGCCAGTCTGGTCAGACCGTAATGCGGTTGCGGTTAACGACTCAATTAATTTTGGTGTCCAACTATTATGACATAATTCTTCTTGGGATTCCTCGAAGGCCAGACGACGTAATTCTAGAGCCCTCGCCCATGCCCGGCCAGACAAGCTGTCGCCTCTGGAGTGGTTTTTCATTTTCTAGATGCAACTTTAGTCAAATACGATCTTGAGGTAATACTTTCAGCTTAAATATTAGTAAAAAGTAAATTGCTTAAGCTCCAATGGTTACTGTGGAGGCAGTGTTGGAAGGACTATCGAAGTGGGCGGCCACCAGCTCCTCCAGCGTCACATCGAACTTAAAGATAGGCCGCATGTCACTGTTCAAACGGCAAACTACTCCTGCGGAGCCAATGTTCCAGTTCCAGCAGCTCATGGCGCAGTTAAGAGCCTCCAAATCGCCTTTCATGGAGACAATGTTCTGTGGGATGAGTAATTAGTAAAATCTGGACAAGTGGGTTACTCGAATATGTTATTCACCATTGCCACGGTGTAATCAATGGAGTTTATCTCCTCGCCCTTAATGATCACCAACTGGGTTTCTCCATTTTGATGATTCAGAAAACGCACTACCTTCTCCTTCAAGTACTCCGCGGATGCATAGTCCAGTTTTTGTTTTACGTCCACCAGACAGACTTCATGACCATTTATCTAAAGGGATCTATAGTTAAAGTTTCTGATTTTCCAAAATAATCAATTTTGATTTACTTTTTCCAATGTTATATCCACATGGGGTCGGGCACTGCTGTAGAGTATATATACCAGATTAGCTGCTATTCCGCAAAGAATTCCGTATTCCAAACTCCAGAACACACAAGTAAAGTAAGTGACAGTAAATGGAAGCAGATCCTTCTCTGAAATGGGGCAAATAATCCAATAAATATAGTTCAACCCTTTTTTAAATGTCTTCATTACTTACTTTTCGACTTCCACATATCCCTGACCTTGTGCAGTTCCACCAATGATATCATGGCAGCTATGATAATGGCAGCCAACGTGCACTTTGGTATATAATAGAAGGTCTGAGTGAGGAAAGCTAGAGCCATGAGGACCAGAGCTCCGGTGATAGCTCCTCCGAGTGGCGTCTTAACACCACTGGCATTATTCACAGCGGTACGCGTAAAGGATCCAGTGACCGGCATGGAGAGCACAAAGCTACCCATAATATTACACATACCAAGAGCCACCATCTCCTGGGAGGCATCTACAATTTTTCCTTTTgctaaaatgaaaataaattagttggaaacaaaatttataaaatgtaaacttaCAAAAGGCCTTGGAAATAGCCACGATTTCCAAGATTGAGATCAAGGGAATGGATCCTAGGGAGGCTCCGACTGTACTGATCATCTCACCAAAGGACACATACTCGCCATCCACCGTTGTGCTGAAGGGAGGAAGGCGGAAGGGCGGGACTCCGGCTGTAATATTTCCAGTAACCCTGAAAGGCTGATTACCATCACGACTAAGGATGTATGCCAGGAAGGTGCCAAATATCACAGCAAGAGCATTACGGGAAAGAGCGAGGTACTTCCAGAAAATTCGGTTTCCCCACCTGATGTCCTTAACGCGCtgtaaataaatgtttatttaaattaaactgATAAGGAATCTAGcaagtattttaaaatattctaaCTGATAAGTTTCATTCACAAGTTTAGGTAACATTCCAAccaattaataaaattgagtgttgattgttttcaattgaaatatttcaaaGTTTCAATTCAAATTAGTGAAttatcatatttttattttttgtcaattcTTACCGTCATGAGCAGCAGAAACACAAGGGAGGACACACCCAGCAGGGCATC
Coding sequences:
- the LOC6494535 gene encoding sodium-independent sulfate anion transporter, which codes for MRADEDNLYREQLPNLGTLIRDGGRKLCRPATVTNKFPILKWLPRYRVEYIMQDFIAGFTVGLTTIPQAIAYGIVAGLEPQYGLYSAFMGCFTYIVFGSCKDVTIATTAIMALMVNQYATINPDYAVLLCFLAGCIVLVLGLLNMGVLVRFISIPVITGFTMAAATTIGSAQINNIVGLSSPSNDLLPAWKNFFTHLTSIRLWDALLGVSSLVFLLLMTRVKDIRWGNRIFWKYLALSRNALAVIFGTFLAYILSRDGNQPFRVTGNITAGVPPFRLPPFSTTVDGEYVSFGEMISTVGASLGSIPLISILEIVAISKAFSKGKIVDASQEMVALGMCNIMGSFVLSMPVTGSFTRTAVNNASGVKTPLGGAITGALVLMALAFLTQTFYYIPKCTLAAIIIAAMISLVELHKVRDMWKSKKKDLLPFTVTYFTCVFWSLEYGILCGIAANLVYILYSSARPHVDITLEKINGHEVCLVDVKQKLDYASAEYLKEKVVRFLNHQNGETQLVIIKGEEINSIDYTVAMNIVSMKGDLEALNCAMSCWNWNIGSAGVVCRLNSDMRPIFKFDVTLEELVAAHFDSPSNTASTVTIGA
- the LOC6496069 gene encoding sarcosine dehydrogenase, mitochondrial; this translates as MWRHCILQQTARRGLSQQASKGAGGGRTRQEPSGALPASADVVVIGGGSAGCHTLYHLARRGVKAVLLERAQLTAGTTWHTAGLLWRLRPNDVDIQLLANSRRILQQLEEETGLDPGWIQNGGIFIAHNETRLDEYRRLATVGSALGIENQVLSPEETQKLFPLLDPSAFVGALYSPGDGVMDPAMLCSALKKAATNLGAQVIENCGVEDLIVEQTARGKKVTGVATSFGDIKTEKVVNATGVWGRDLVAKHGTHLPLVPMKHAYIVSESIPGVRGLPNIRDHDYSTYFRIQGDAICMGGYEPNPILLEPVPKDFHFGLYELDWSVFETHVEGAQKLCPSYAKYGVKSTVCGPESFTPDHKPLMGPDPILDGLYHNCGFNSAGMMFGGGCGEQTALWVIQGQPDLPMFGFDLRRFTPEQGKATQWIREKSHESYVKNYSMVFKYDQPLAGRDFQKDPLHDEMIKAGAMMEEKQGWERPGFFLPSGAAKAVVQPYDWYGSYGHQRNADSEYEKVLEGDLHYSRFSEHHDLIGSEAQACRNNAVVFNMSYFAKILLDGPQAQEAADWLFSANTNRDPSKTVYTCALNDAGGVEADVTISRLLPGSGKVHDPKIRDQGFYIVAGGASAFYSYSVLQAEIRRKGFDAKLKDLTAELGVISIQGPNSRKILEPLLDCSLADDTLPPNSTCLAKFGGVDLRLLRVSFVGELGYELHVPKKDCAAVYQNLMKAGASQDLRNAGYRSLYSLSSEKGYHLWSFDLRPDDTPLEAGLGFTCRKNGDYRGKAAIDRQRAEGVKKRLVYLTLQDQVPIWGLEGVYRNGQPVGILRRAEYAYTLGKSLGQAYIARPDGQIIDTDYIKSGEYEVDILGRRYRADCHLRSPFDPTGQRVLGNYASESKPKK